The region CGCGGTCGAGATCGTGAAGCGAGCGACTGCCAACAGAACTTCGATTTCGAGACACGGTAGACGAAACGTTAAATGAGGGACGCGAAATACTCCGTATCGTGATTCGTGAGCGAATATTCGGAGTTCGCCGTATTGCCAGCGAACTCTGGACCGGTGGACGGGGATGGATCCTTGTCGGTGTCGCCAGTGGATGGTTCCTCTCTCTCGGGGTGCGCCTGATCTTTCCCGCGCTCTTGCCCTACATCCGCGACGAATTCGCGCTGAACTTTTCCATCATCGGACTCTTGGTTTCTACCCTCTGGGTCGCGTACGCCCTCGGGCAGTTTCCCGGTGGGATCATCGGTGACAGGATCGGAGAAGGAAACGCACTCGTCGCGAGCACTGTCTGCTCCGGATTCGCGATCGTTGTCGTCACCGTCTCTTGGACGTTAAGACTGCTCTTTATAGCCACGGCTGTATTCGGACTTTCGACCGCGCTATTCGGACCCGCCCGGTTCACGATTCTATCCGCGATATACGACGAGAAGGACGGAACTGCGATTGGGTTGACGCTTTCGGCTGGCGAAGCCGGAAACGCCATATTACCGGTTATCGCGGGTGGTCTCGCAACGGCGGTATCGTGGCGCGCCGGATTCGGGGTAACAGTTCCGGCGTTCTTTCTCGTTGCTGCACTCATCTTTTGGACGATTCCCAGTCGAGTATCGGAGGGAAACGACGGGTACTCGTTTTCGCTTTCGACGCTTCGGTACGTTCTCGATTCGATCACGGACCGGTTGATACTGCTCATAAGTAGCATACACTTTTTGTTGTTTTTCGTCTATCAGGGATTCACCGGGTTTTATCCGACCTATCTGGTCGAAGCAAAAGGAGTTTCCCCGGGTGTCGCTGCGACCCTGTTCGGCTGGTTTTTCGTCATCGGCATCCTCGTCCAACCAGCGGCTGGTGCAGGTGGCGATCGACTCGGCGTTCGTCCGACGCTTCTCGTCGTCGCAGCGGTCTCGACGATTGCACTGGGCATCCTTCCGTTCGTTCACGGAACACTCGGACTCGTTCTGGTGACCACGGTTGCGAGTACGCTCCTCGGCTCAACGCCGCTCACGCAAACGTATCTCGTAAACAAACTTCCCGAAACCGTCAGCGGGACCGGACTTGGATTACTCCGGACGGTCTATATCGGTCTCGGCGCAACCGGACCCGTCGTGGTTGGCGCCATCGCCGATCGAGGATTCTTCGACGTCGCGTTCTTCGGTCTTGCCGCCGTCGCCGCGATCAGCATCGTCGCGAGTCTCTCCCTCCCAAAATCTGAATAACGGAATAGTATCACACCGTAGGCATCTTTTTTAGAGTATGGAATCATATTCCTCACTGCCTATCCCGGAAGAGATCCTGTCCTGGAAGAGATAGTGCTCAAAGCGGGCGACGAGACGGAACTACTGAGACTCGGCCCAGTCGAACAGGTGTAGATAATCGATCCGATTCTATTCGATCAAATCTCTACACGTACGAGTGACGCAGTGGAGAATCTCGCCCTCAAGGATGTTCCCGAAAGCGTCAGAGTCGCCATCGGTGTCGGAAGTCGATGAATAGCGAACCTTTCGCTGCTTGTACGCGGAGTAATCGAACAGCTCAAGCACCTTGGGTACGAGCCGCTATCTTCCTGTGCTGGAGCTACGGCGGTGCAACTAGGCAGAGACAGGACTGTTATCCAAAATAGAGTGTTAATTAGGATTAATATTATTCATCCCAAACAAATAATTCTCGTAGTCGTTTACCAACATCCTCAATCTGATGATTCTGTGCGGTCTGACGACGCTGATTGTAGACTGAGCGATCTGCTTGATTCTCCGTAACCCATTCACGCGCGAATTCCCCAGTCTGTACCTCATCGAGTATTCTCTGCATCGCATCGCGATTAATAACCTCTTCACCACGCGTTAGAGCACCGTACTCTGCAGTGTCTGAAACAGAGTTCAACATTTCCATGTGCCCACCTTCATACATGAGATCAACAATGAGTTTCAATTCATTCAGACATTCAAAGTACGCCATCTCTGGACTATACCCTGCGTCAACGAGGGTTTCGAAGCCAGCATTGACTAATTCAGTTACGCCACCACAAAGGACGGCTTGTTCCCCAAACAGGTCTGTCTCTGTTTCTTCACGAAAAGTAGTCTCAATAACTCCTGCACGAGTACAGCCAATCGCTTTGGCATAAGCGAGTGCTTTTTCATGGGCTTTATTGCTGGCATCTTGGTAGACTGCTAATAGCCCAGGTGTGCCCTCATCCCTCTTGTAAGTTCGCCGTAGAAGATGGCCGGGAGTTTTTGGTGCGACCATAGTAACGTCAACATTTTCTTGCGGCTCAATTTGCCTATAGTGGATGTTAAAACCATGCGCAAACTGGAGAGTGTTTCCTCCTTCAATGCCAGCTTTAATATCATCGTAGACAGATGGCTGGACAGTATCTGGAATCAGCATTACGATTCTGTCAGCTGCTGCAGCTGCATCCGCTGGAGTAGTAACGCGAAGTCCGTCTGTTTCCGCTTCCTTCCGAGAAGAGGAATTCTCTCGAAGACCAACAATCACATCGATACCACTATCCGCAAGGTTCTGAGCTTGTGCATGGCCTTGGCTTCCGTATCCAAGGATTGCAACTGTTTCATTTTTGATAGCCTCTATGTTTGCATCTTCATCGTAATACACGGGACTCGTGAACGAATTCTCTTCCTTGTTAGTCATGATTCTAACCCAATTTTGGGTTATTTATAGTGCAACAAGTAATTATCGGTACCATACTGTAACCCCGCCTATTTGGTGTCACAACCCTTCTATACGTGAATTACCCTACCCACCCGCTCATGGCTGACACCGTTCGGTCCTTGAGGGAAGGGCTTCCTGCTTTCACGACGCGCTTTGCAGATACGGACGTATTCACAGGGAGCGCAGTCTCAACAAGAGTTAATTCGGAGTGTCCCACTCCTTCGTCTTCGAAGCTGCGAGAAAGAATGTTCCACGGTGTGTTCGCGTTCCTCTCGCCACAAACCCGCAGGCAGGACAGGAGTGTTCACGGACCCACAACGGTTTCGCCGGTAAGATTGACTCAACAGATGCCAGCAGAGATACTCAACTAGACCGTGACTCAGCGACATACTTATGTCGGAGGCGATAAATAATCTATGTGGCAAGGGAGGTCATCCTAGTGTCCTGAGCCAGACTACCTCTCTTGCCATCCAACTATTGTCGTGACCATTCTGGACCTGTCATCGTAAGATTTCGCTCTGAACAAGACGATCGTTCCGCTTCAGAGCGGATACAGCGCGGTCGAATCGACACCCAGACGGAGCGAGACCGGAATTTGCCACTCATTCGTTGGCACCCACGACCGGGTTACGGAGCGTCCCAATGTTCTCGTAGGTGATCTCGATGGTATCTCCGGGTTTGATGAGTCCGGGATTTGCGGGACTCCCGAACGCGACGACGTCGCCCGGACGGAACGTGAACCGCTTCGAGAGGTACGAGATGATTTCGTACGGATCGGACAGCACGAGCTCCGTGTTCGCTTCCTGTCGGCGCTCGTCGTTCACGTAGGTGTACATATCAAT is a window of Halopiger aswanensis DNA encoding:
- a CDS encoding MFS transporter → MIRERIFGVRRIASELWTGGRGWILVGVASGWFLSLGVRLIFPALLPYIRDEFALNFSIIGLLVSTLWVAYALGQFPGGIIGDRIGEGNALVASTVCSGFAIVVVTVSWTLRLLFIATAVFGLSTALFGPARFTILSAIYDEKDGTAIGLTLSAGEAGNAILPVIAGGLATAVSWRAGFGVTVPAFFLVAALIFWTIPSRVSEGNDGYSFSLSTLRYVLDSITDRLILLISSIHFLLFFVYQGFTGFYPTYLVEAKGVSPGVAATLFGWFFVIGILVQPAAGAGGDRLGVRPTLLVVAAVSTIALGILPFVHGTLGLVLVTTVASTLLGSTPLTQTYLVNKLPETVSGTGLGLLRTVYIGLGATGPVVVGAIADRGFFDVAFFGLAAVAAISIVASLSLPKSE
- the ilvC gene encoding ketol-acid reductoisomerase, giving the protein MTNKEENSFTSPVYYDEDANIEAIKNETVAILGYGSQGHAQAQNLADSGIDVIVGLRENSSSRKEAETDGLRVTTPADAAAAADRIVMLIPDTVQPSVYDDIKAGIEGGNTLQFAHGFNIHYRQIEPQENVDVTMVAPKTPGHLLRRTYKRDEGTPGLLAVYQDASNKAHEKALAYAKAIGCTRAGVIETTFREETETDLFGEQAVLCGGVTELVNAGFETLVDAGYSPEMAYFECLNELKLIVDLMYEGGHMEMLNSVSDTAEYGALTRGEEVINRDAMQRILDEVQTGEFAREWVTENQADRSVYNQRRQTAQNHQIEDVGKRLRELFVWDE